AAATTGCGCTCAAATAGGCGGCTGCCGATGAGCTAGAAACCGCCACTGTCAGCACAAAGTCAACCAACAAGGCTGCGGCCACCGCAGTGCCTGGACGTGCGCCAAGGTTCTTTTTTACGATCTCGTAATCGCCACCACCTGAGGGGTACTCCACCACCGATTGACGGTAGGAGAGCACCAGCACCACGAGCACGACAAGGACTGCGACACCCACTGCCGGGGAAAGCATCGTCGCGGCGATGCCAGCCATTGCAAGGGTCAACAGAATTTCATCGGGCGCATAGGCCAAGGATGACAGGGCGCTGGAGGAGAAAATCGGCAACGCTACGTTAGGAGCTAACGGCTTCTTTTTCAGCTGCTCGGTGCTGAAGGGCCGTCCCACCAAGATCCTCTTGAGACCATCAAATAATGCAGGCACGTCATAACGTTATCGCAGGTGTGCAAGGCACACGGGCGGTGCACCACCGATGAACTAGTGCCGAACAACGCTATTGTTGCATTTGGAGTACCGTTTGACGGCATTTCAACGAATCATCATTAGCAGCAATTCCAAGGAGCTCTCGGTGGCACATTTTGTGATTATGGGATGCGGACGCGTAGGCGTTTCGCTGGCCCATACACTGGATTCGGCGGGACATTCGGTGGCGATCATTGATCAAGACGCCCATGCTTTCCGTCGTTTGAGCAAGGATTTCACCGGCTTCACTGTCACCGGTCGTGGTTTTGATCGAGACACCTTGGAAGAAGCCAAAATTGATGGCGCCTATGCTTTTGCAGCCGTCTCTAGCGGTGATAATTCCAACATTCTTGCCACGCGTGTAGCCCGTGAAACCTACAACGTGCCTCATGTTGTGGCCCGCATTTATGATCCCGGACGTGCCGAAATTTATCAGCGTCTCGGTATACCTACGGTGGCTGCTGTGCGTTGGAGCACCGACCAAGTTCTGCGCAGAATCTTGCCGGATTATTCAATGCGTGGAGATTTCCGTGAACCATCGGGGCGCCTGGTACTCACCGAAGTTGCTCTCAACCGCGGTTGGTACGGCCGCCTGGTCAAAGACTTGGAAGCCGCTGCAGGTGTGCGTGTCGCCTACCTGACGCGTTTTGGTGAAGGCACCATCCCACAAGGTCGCACTCGCCTGCAGGGCGGAGATTTGGTTCACGTCATGATGCGTATCGATCAGCTCAAGGATGTCGAAAAAATTCTTGCCAGTCCTCCTGCTCCACTGCCCAACGACTAACTGAGAGGCCCCCATGAAGGTCATGATTGCTGGAGCCGGTTCGGTCGGCTCCTCCATTGCCCGCGAACTGGTGGTCAACGACCACGAAGTCCTGCTGATTGATATCCAGCCCGAGATGGCCCAACGCGAAGACCTCGAAGGCGTGAAATGGTTGATCGGTGATGCCTGCGAGCTTGCCGTTCTGCAACAAGCACAGCTTGAAGATTACGACGTGGTCGTCTCTGCGAGTGGTGATGACAAGGTCAACCTTGTTGTCTCTCTGCTGGCAAAAAGTGAATTTGGTATCCGTCGTACTGTGGGCCGCGTGAATAATCCAAAGAATGAGTGGATGTTCGACGATGCCTGGGGCGTCGATGTTGCGGTCAGTACCCCACGCTTGATGACCGCACTGGTTGAGGAAGCTGTGGAAGTTGGCGACTTGGTACGCCTACTGACGCTAAAGACCGGC
The nucleotide sequence above comes from Glutamicibacter sp. B1. Encoded proteins:
- a CDS encoding potassium channel family protein; the protein is MAHFVIMGCGRVGVSLAHTLDSAGHSVAIIDQDAHAFRRLSKDFTGFTVTGRGFDRDTLEEAKIDGAYAFAAVSSGDNSNILATRVARETYNVPHVVARIYDPGRAEIYQRLGIPTVAAVRWSTDQVLRRILPDYSMRGDFREPSGRLVLTEVALNRGWYGRLVKDLEAAAGVRVAYLTRFGEGTIPQGRTRLQGGDLVHVMMRIDQLKDVEKILASPPAPLPND
- a CDS encoding potassium channel family protein, which encodes MKVMIAGAGSVGSSIARELVVNDHEVLLIDIQPEMAQREDLEGVKWLIGDACELAVLQQAQLEDYDVVVSASGDDKVNLVVSLLAKSEFGIRRTVGRVNNPKNEWMFDDAWGVDVAVSTPRLMTALVEEAVEVGDLVRLLTLKTGEVYMVEFTVPHDSALIGRTIGRIPWPQDTTLMAVVRDKTPFPPSADDVVEGGDEIFFITTPGAEPLLRRTLREATR